Within the Halorhabdus rudnickae genome, the region GGAGTTGACCGTCGTTGAGAACGGCGATCCGGTCGGACATCGTCATGGCTTCGGTCTGGTCGTGTGTGACGTAGATCGTCGTCGTGTCGAGGTTCTCCTGGAGGTGCTGGAGTTCGGTCCGCATCTCCGAGCGGAGTTTCGCGTCGAGGTTCGCCAGTGGTTCGTCCAGCAGGAACGCGTCCGGTTCGCGGACGATCGCCCGACCGAGCGCGACGCGCTGTTGTTGGCCGCCGGAGAGTTCGTCCGGCTTACGATCGAGAAGGTTGTCGATGCCGAGCATCGTCGCCGCGTCCTCGACGCGCGTATGGATCTCCTCGTCGGAGAGTTCGGTTGCCTCCTCGAGCCCGAAGGACATGTTCTCCCGGGTAGTCATGTGCGGGTACAGCGCATACGACTGGAAGACCATCGCCACGTTTCGTTCCTGGGGCGAGCGATGCGTGATCGGCTCGCCGTCGACGCTGATCGTACCTGTGGTCGGGGTCTCGAGGCCCGCAACCATCCGGAGCGTCGTCGACTTGCCACACCCTGACGGACCGACCAGTACCAAGAACTCGCCGTCCCTGATGTCGATGTTCACGTCGTCGACCGCGACGATTTCCCCGCTCTCATCTTCGAAAATCTTGGTCACTTCGTCGAGGGTCACATTCGCCATAAACGTTTGTGCGGCATTACGATATAAATAATTTTCTGTGGCGATCCGAACGCGTCCCACAAAGACAGACCCGAAAGGGGAGATCGGCCGACCGCCACCGAGACAGAGTGGTGCGTGCCAGATACTGGAAGTTGGTAAGTGGTCTGTCGTTGGCGAGCGGTCACTGCCACAATTTATCAGAAATGTATTTGTACCTTGTGACTGCCCAGTAGAGAGCCGCTGACCGACCGGCCGGAGGTCGCCACGAGAAGTCGGCGGCCGGATGACTATCTCGCTTACTTCGGGTCGGCAAGAACGGCCGGGGAGGCAAAACCGGGCCAAAATGGTGGGGTTCAGTCGGAAACGGGTTCTGAGTCGAGATAGAGTTCAGCGTCGCTATCGGTGTCGAACTCGTCGAGGGCGTCATGTAGCGGTCGCGCGTAACGGGTGAGGTCGCAGGCTCGTTCGGATACTTCATTGAGTTCCGCAGCCTGTTCCTCGGCTGCACCGGCGACGATGCCGGACTCAGCGAGGGTCTCCTCGCTGAGTTCGGCGACTTCGCCGACGCGGGTAGCGATCTCTCCGAGACGATCGATCGATTCCTGCACCTCCTGGTCGGCGTACTCCTCGGCCCACTGCTCGAAGGTGTCCGCGAGGTCGTCGATCTCCCGGGAGACATCCTGAAGTTGTTCCTTCTGCTCGTCGGCGTCATCGGCGATGCGTTGGACGGAGTCGGCGACGTGGCCGCTGGCGACACGGACGCTGTCGGAGCTGGCCTGTAGTACTTCACCTGTGTCCTCTACTCGGACAGCGAAGCGTTTCAGCTGGTCGGTCGTCCGCTCCAGTTCCGCGACCATCTCGTTGAAGTCAGTCGCGATCCGATCCATAGCGTCGTTCTCGCCGTCGGGATCCAACCGCTGGGTGAGGTCTCCCTCGGCACACTGGCGCATGATCCGAGAGTACTCCTCGGCTTTCTCCTCGAGGTAGCGGTTCATCTCCATGGCTTCCGCCCGCGACACTTCGGCCTCCTTGCGCGCCCGTTCAGCTTCCGTGATCTGCTGGCGTAACGACGACCGCATATTCTCGAAGCCGGCGTACAACTCGCCAATGGCGTCGATACGGGTGGTAGTGACAGTCGTCTCTAGATCGCCCTCACGCATCTGACGGGCCCACTCGCGGAGTCGGTTGATGTCGCGAGTGGTGTTATACCCGATGACCGCGCCGAGTGCGACCACAAGCAGGACGCCCGCGAGGGTGGCGAGTCTCCCCCAGCGTGAGATGGCCCACACGAACCCGAAGACGTTCGAACGCGGCTCGTGGATGAGGACCGTCCAGTTCAGCGGGACGTTCGAGACGCGGATCGGGGCGTACCCGACGGCGTACGGCTCCGAGAGGACGGCGTCCTGTGGTGCCATCTCGGGAATTACGCCCGCACGCTGATCGGACTCGAGTAGCCCAGGTGCGAGACGGACCGGCCGCATCGCGTCGTCATCACCGTACTGACCGAGTATCTCTTCGTCGTCCCGGGCGACCTGGACGATCCCCTCGTCGTTGACGACCTGGGTGAAGCGGGCTTCGCTGTCGGTGTCCAGGGACGCCGCGAGATTCTCGACGGAGTACTCCATGACGAGGTACCGGTTTGGATGACCGGTGACCGGACTGACGAACGCCACGACCGGGGTGCCACTCACCCGGTGGACATCCGTGATGTGGACATCCATCACGTTCAGCGAGTCAATCGGACTGGACTGAATCCAGGCACGGGACGTTTCGGAGAGGTTCCTGGCGAAGGTGAGCTGTGGACTCGCGACGACCCGATGGTCGGTGCCGCTCCCATTCACCAGATAAATCGCGTGAGCACCGTAGACGTTGCCAGCAGTAGTAGCCAGTTCCTGGCGGATCCCGAAGCGAGAGCCTGGTTCGTTCGCACTGAAGGCCCGGTTTTTCGAGGCGAGTTTGACCGAGATCGAGTTCCGCTCGATCCACGTCTCGATCGAATTGGCCTGCTGGGACGCCAGGTTCTGGTACTGCTGTTCGACGTTCCCTTCCACCTGATCGACGACGGCTCCCGTCGCCGTCGCCCCGATGACAGCGACGGTCAGACCCATGACCCCCAGAATGAGCGCGAACTTCAACGTGAAGCGCCGCCGAACGAAGTTCGGCACGGCGCGGCTGAGCAACCGAGTTCGGTCCGGCCCCGACGTGTCCGGGTCATGCGGGTCTGCCATGGTTTCCCTTATAGCTATGAAGTTGCACGGGCCTCCATATAATTTCCCCGACGAAAACGTCTCCACAGCCATATGATAGGAGACGAGCCACAGATGCGACAATAAGATCTCCAGAGTGGAGGCCGGGCCGATCCATCCTATCCGATGCCGATATTCCCCACTATTGTTCAAACGTTCCCTATCAGTGAACGGGTCATGCCCACCGAGAGAGACGCCTGGCCAGAAAAACGGGGGACTACGGAGCAATAACGTCAGATGAGTGGTGAGCTACAGCGTGGTCGCAATAATTCGTTCACCCATAGTGAACGCGTTCAGTCCACGATGACTCCGACATATCGGAGAAATCACCCACATGGGCGTTCAACACGCCAAAACGCCCTGTCTGAGACCGACACGATCAGTTGCCGCTCATCACAACCAGACCCCGCGGACGAACTATCGTACTGACCGATTCCCCAGCGGTTCCGACACAGGTGGCGGTCGACTGCATTCAACCGTGGATAACCGCAACCGGAAGACAACGTCGAGAGTGTAGCGTTCACCTCTGGTGAACGCCCGGGCGTGCAGGAGATCGCGGCGATCGTTCGGTGGTTCACAGCCGACGAACACAGCACCCTCTTTACAACCGTATGTTTGTAATCTCGCCGGCTCGAGCGAGATCAGTGGAGAACATCGGCGTCGATCCGTTGGTGACGGTCGTCCACTGCCTGGGCATCTTCAGGGAGTAACGCAACGAACAGGACTTCGACGTGCTCGGCAAAGTGATCGATGAGGCTGGCGATCCGTTCGGCGTCGATCGCTTCCAGAGAGTCAAGCAACAAGAACGGTACCTCCTCGTAGACTTCGTGACTCAAGTATCCCGCCAGAGCGAACACGAGACCGATCAATTCGCGTTCGCTCTCGCTGAGGTTGTCGACAGTCTCTTCGTAACTGGTCCCGTCCTCGCCCTCACGGACGACGTGGAGTGCGAACGTGGTGTCGGCGTCGGGGCTCGTATCTGCGGTCCGCCGCTCGATCCAAATGCGCGCGAGGTTCTCGTAGGCGAGAACGTCGAGTAGGTCATCCATCTGGCGGTTGAACGTCTCGACGGCACGGCGTTCCAACTGGTCGATCCGTGCACGCTCTTGGGCGATCTGCTCGCGTAGACCCTCGCGTTCGGCGGTGAGGTCCTCAACGCCAGGCAGTGACTCGATCTCGTCGATCTCCTCGCGGACGTCCCCCAGTCGTTGCTCGAGTTGTCCCCGTTCGTACTGGTGATCGCTGACCTGCTCGTACATCTCGAGTAGATCGTCGTCGCGCAACTGCTGGGTCTCGGCCACTTCGGACTCCAGATCGACGATGCGCTCTGCGAGCTCGGACTCCCGGGCTCGTAATGTCGAGAGACGGTCGCGTTTCTCCGAGAGGTGTTGGTCGACGGTTCGGCGTTCCCGATCGACGCGTTCGCGTTCCGCTAGTTCCTCCTCAATTTCCGCACGACGATCCTCTAGGTCTGCCACGTGACTCTCGATCTCGGCACGTTCGGTGCGTTTCTCGTCGATGACTTCTCCGAGAGCGTCCAGTCGCTCGTCGACGTCGCCGCGGGATACCTGGCTCCCACAGGTCCAGCAAATGAGGTCCTGCTGTTCGTCTGGGGCGATCTCTGTCACCGGCCCGGCATCGGCCGGCTCGATACCGGGCAGTTCCAGAGAGCCCGCCAGAAGGTCCCGGTTGAACTCCACAATAGTAATCAAGGAGTTTATAGTTTCTTCGAGTTGTCGACGACGTTCGCGGGCAGCGGCCAGGTCATCTTTGACCGATTCGAGGTCCTCGTCCGTGTACTCAGTGTCACGCCCGTCCTCGAGGTCGGCGAGTTCGTCCTCCAGAGAGTCTATTTCGGCCTCGACCACCTCGATCTCGTTCTCCACGCGGTTGTGCTCCCCACGGGTTTGCTCGAGTTCCTCGACGAGGGCATCGGCCTCGGCCGCCGTCGATTGGTCGGCCTCGTAAGCGGCGATCTCCTCACGGAGGGACTCGATCGTCTCGTCAAGGGATGCGATCTCCTCCTCCAGGGAACGACTGCGATCTTTGAGTACTGGTAGCCGATCTTTGCGCTCTCGGACTCGTTCGATTTGGTCCTCAAGCTGTTCGGTCTCGGCCCGGAGGGATTCGATTCGCCGCTCGATCTCGTCGGTGTCGACCGGCCGCATAATGATTTCCCTGAGATCGTCACCCCGCTCGACGGCCTGTCGGGCCGGATTGTCTTCGAGCAGAGAAACGAAGGTGTCGATCAGCGACGTCTCGTCGACGTACGGCTCGCCACCGACGCGAACAGAGTTGCTTGTTCTTTGAAATTCCCGCGTGTGACGCTGCTCACCAACCTGCAACTCGACCGACCCTTCCTCGGCATCGCTCTTGAGAGAACCACTCGATCCCCCGAGCGAGCTGGCGACCGCCGAGAGGAACGACGTCCGGTTCGTTGCATTCCGGCCGCGAAACACGGTTACGCCAGGGGAGACCGAGACGTCGGCATGATCGATCCCGCCGACATTGTCGACCGTGATCGTGACCGACTGGTTGTCGATTGACCGATCACTCGCATTTGTAGCCATCCGTGGAGAATTCACACGGTCAGTTATAAAAAAGTACGCATCCGATAGTCGACGAAATGGGCCGGTAGCGTCATGTGCCAGGGCATCTAACCCAGTACTGACAGATGGTCGATAGCGAACAGAACGGGAGCGACACACGGCCGTCCGAGAGTGACGGATGCTCGTGCAAAGTTGGACGGGTCGCCGACCGATACACTTTGGGAGGATTAGACGAGGAGCTTCGTCGCCGATACACGGCCGAGGCAAGCTTACGGGACTTAGAGACGTTTGTCAACGAGCGAATCCTCCGGACGGCTATCGAACAGGCAGGCGAGGCGGTCCCTGCGCTCGTTAGCAGCGACAGAGGGATCGGCGCGCTATACGAAGTGTTACGCGACGAGGAAGGGACTGCGGCCGCCGAACAGGCTCG harbors:
- a CDS encoding ABC transporter ATP-binding protein, producing the protein MANVTLDEVTKIFEDESGEIVAVDDVNIDIRDGEFLVLVGPSGCGKSTTLRMVAGLETPTTGTISVDGEPITHRSPQERNVAMVFQSYALYPHMTTRENMSFGLEEATELSDEEIHTRVEDAATMLGIDNLLDRKPDELSGGQQQRVALGRAIVREPDAFLLDEPLANLDAKLRSEMRTELQHLQENLDTTTIYVTHDQTEAMTMSDRIAVLNDGQLQQIGTPLECYHRPNNQFVAGFIGEPSMNFLPVTLEDGHLVSEHFEYPLGEETLANLEGQTDFVLGIRPEDIEIVDAPSGEHEFPGVVDVVEPMGNENTVHVAFEGQDRADAELTATISGMRNVPEAASIGVGLPENAIHIFDGETGESLHNRDLGDVEGDRPLRGAEPA
- a CDS encoding methyl-accepting chemotaxis protein translates to MADPHDPDTSGPDRTRLLSRAVPNFVRRRFTLKFALILGVMGLTVAVIGATATGAVVDQVEGNVEQQYQNLASQQANSIETWIERNSISVKLASKNRAFSANEPGSRFGIRQELATTAGNVYGAHAIYLVNGSGTDHRVVASPQLTFARNLSETSRAWIQSSPIDSLNVMDVHITDVHRVSGTPVVAFVSPVTGHPNRYLVMEYSVENLAASLDTDSEARFTQVVNDEGIVQVARDDEEILGQYGDDDAMRPVRLAPGLLESDQRAGVIPEMAPQDAVLSEPYAVGYAPIRVSNVPLNWTVLIHEPRSNVFGFVWAISRWGRLATLAGVLLVVALGAVIGYNTTRDINRLREWARQMREGDLETTVTTTRIDAIGELYAGFENMRSSLRQQITEAERARKEAEVSRAEAMEMNRYLEEKAEEYSRIMRQCAEGDLTQRLDPDGENDAMDRIATDFNEMVAELERTTDQLKRFAVRVEDTGEVLQASSDSVRVASGHVADSVQRIADDADEQKEQLQDVSREIDDLADTFEQWAEEYADQEVQESIDRLGEIATRVGEVAELSEETLAESGIVAGAAEEQAAELNEVSERACDLTRYARPLHDALDEFDTDSDAELYLDSEPVSD
- a CDS encoding archaea-specific SMC-related protein produces the protein MATNASDRSIDNQSVTITVDNVGGIDHADVSVSPGVTVFRGRNATNRTSFLSAVASSLGGSSGSLKSDAEEGSVELQVGEQRHTREFQRTSNSVRVGGEPYVDETSLIDTFVSLLEDNPARQAVERGDDLREIIMRPVDTDEIERRIESLRAETEQLEDQIERVRERKDRLPVLKDRSRSLEEEIASLDETIESLREEIAAYEADQSTAAEADALVEELEQTRGEHNRVENEIEVVEAEIDSLEDELADLEDGRDTEYTDEDLESVKDDLAAARERRRQLEETINSLITIVEFNRDLLAGSLELPGIEPADAGPVTEIAPDEQQDLICWTCGSQVSRGDVDERLDALGEVIDEKRTERAEIESHVADLEDRRAEIEEELAERERVDRERRTVDQHLSEKRDRLSTLRARESELAERIVDLESEVAETQQLRDDDLLEMYEQVSDHQYERGQLEQRLGDVREEIDEIESLPGVEDLTAEREGLREQIAQERARIDQLERRAVETFNRQMDDLLDVLAYENLARIWIERRTADTSPDADTTFALHVVREGEDGTSYEETVDNLSESERELIGLVFALAGYLSHEVYEEVPFLLLDSLEAIDAERIASLIDHFAEHVEVLFVALLPEDAQAVDDRHQRIDADVLH